The following proteins are co-located in the bacterium genome:
- a CDS encoding type II toxin-antitoxin system PemK/MazF family toxin, with protein MKRGYLYRVYKGSPTDPKRFRVFVVVSRQILIDSKFSAVICAPVYSRYDGLSTQVKIGIKEGLKHESSIHCDELISIPKISLINFIGSLSHSKMFELNEALKVALELPDSRKE; from the coding sequence ATGAAGAGAGGGTATCTTTATCGAGTTTATAAAGGATCGCCTACTGATCCTAAGAGATTTCGAGTATTTGTAGTTGTAAGTCGTCAAATCCTTATTGATTCTAAATTCTCTGCCGTAATTTGTGCTCCTGTTTATAGCAGATATGATGGGCTATCTACTCAAGTAAAAATAGGCATTAAGGAAGGATTAAAGCATGAAAGTAGCATTCACTGTGACGAACTTATAAGCATACCAAAAATATCCCTTATCAATTTTATTGGTTCTTTATCCCATAGTAAAATGTTTGAATTGAACGAAGCATTAAAGGTAGCTCTTGAACTTCCAGACTCCAGGAAGGAATAG
- a CDS encoding acetyl-CoA decarbonylase/synthase complex subunit delta: MIELPKEKYTGKIGEVVIGKDLKVGGENTFPFYTFEGDLPNEPRIALEVYDIEPRDWPQACLEPFKEVVSDPVAWAKKCVEYGADMICVQLIGTDPTAENKSAEEAAELCKKIAEAVNIPILVWGSGKIEKDAEVLKKVADATQGKNLVLAPVQENNYKTIGAVAIGYKNKISASAPMDVNLSKQLNILLSNLGVADDQIIIDPTAASLGYGIEYVYSIIERAKQAALTQNDVKLQMPIVVNLGKEAWKVKEVKIPESYEAKLGNIGDARERGILWEAISAMGLLIAGADIIIIRHPETLKLVRKITNKLLGKEIEKTALEKPKEEIKPTPEIPKVALPTDVSEVILKLTQEIEILKKRLDEQKPATVKIIIEGPAEVIIEKVGEEKSTVPFVEMPVKKKSVISLKEVIIDGVVEKFSYDYEARVEGQKVSCKFGTTGVCCRICAMGPCRISPKTDKGLCGATPDTIAARNLIRMIAVGSSLFTDYTRSAVKRVESEEIKTFAEEFGRHSGEPGFLKSVPKKIYNIWQKMDILPRGIDREIVELMHRTHMGVDQDFNNLLQCGLRVALSSGLGSTFIGSQVKEALSSPKQLSTFSLNFIEKDAFNIIVPVDSLEAFYQAAEETEIKALARQLGIPKIKIINLEDVISQEMAMMTGAIDVIVADETTPISALLIASCYHTRAFTLTSIDIAGVKKMDNASSILKKALANIQNRGAMNITENELEITSKLPTNTDKIKGIAIVLNCKGDYTETIKELIANDILVLHAGCGSLELAKSGLFNKSAVQFAGKNLAAFCEQENISPCIYVGTCMDISKVIVPMMSLQNISAIIPEWIGEKAIAQAFFMLGCGLPIILGKDFWVSGTKELVNLLYKDNPLGTRFIYKEDNIAQETLNLIKT, translated from the coding sequence ATGATAGAATTACCAAAAGAAAAATATACTGGTAAAATTGGTGAAGTCGTTATTGGCAAAGATTTAAAGGTTGGCGGCGAAAATACCTTTCCTTTTTATACCTTCGAAGGGGATTTGCCAAATGAACCCAGAATCGCATTGGAAGTCTATGACATCGAGCCAAGAGACTGGCCACAGGCTTGCCTTGAGCCATTTAAAGAGGTGGTTTCTGACCCGGTTGCCTGGGCAAAAAAATGCGTAGAATACGGGGCGGATATGATTTGTGTTCAATTGATTGGCACTGACCCAACCGCTGAGAATAAATCCGCGGAAGAAGCCGCAGAACTTTGTAAAAAAATCGCCGAGGCAGTGAATATTCCTATCCTTGTCTGGGGAAGCGGAAAAATAGAAAAGGATGCAGAGGTATTGAAAAAGGTCGCTGATGCCACTCAAGGTAAAAATCTGGTTTTAGCCCCTGTTCAGGAAAATAATTATAAAACAATCGGTGCGGTCGCCATTGGTTATAAAAATAAAATCTCTGCCTCTGCTCCGATGGATGTGAATTTATCCAAACAACTCAATATCCTTCTTTCAAATCTTGGTGTTGCGGATGACCAGATTATCATTGACCCTACTGCCGCTTCACTCGGATATGGAATTGAATATGTCTATTCAATTATCGAGCGAGCCAAACAGGCCGCTCTTACCCAAAATGATGTAAAATTGCAAATGCCCATTGTGGTTAATCTTGGCAAAGAGGCATGGAAGGTAAAAGAAGTAAAGATACCCGAATCTTATGAGGCAAAACTGGGCAATATTGGAGATGCCAGAGAAAGAGGTATCCTCTGGGAAGCCATCTCGGCTATGGGTTTGCTAATCGCCGGGGCAGATATTATTATCATTCGGCACCCAGAGACTCTAAAATTAGTTCGCAAGATTACAAATAAATTATTGGGTAAGGAAATAGAAAAAACTGCTCTGGAAAAACCAAAAGAAGAAATTAAACCCACGCCAGAAATACCAAAAGTTGCACTCCCAACAGATGTGTCTGAAGTGATTTTAAAACTTACGCAAGAGATAGAAATCCTAAAGAAACGATTAGACGAACAAAAACCAGCCACGGTTAAGATTATTATTGAAGGTCCGGCAGAGGTCATAATCGAAAAAGTGGGTGAAGAAAAATCAACCGTTCCCTTTGTTGAGATGCCTGTTAAAAAAAAATCAGTCATCTCTCTTAAAGAAGTGATTATCGACGGGGTAGTTGAAAAATTTAGCTATGACTACGAGGCACGAGTTGAAGGGCAAAAGGTCTCCTGCAAATTTGGAACAACAGGTGTTTGTTGTCGGATTTGTGCTATGGGACCCTGCCGAATCTCACCAAAAACCGATAAAGGCTTATGCGGGGCAACTCCTGATACGATTGCGGCAAGAAATCTTATCCGAATGATTGCTGTTGGCTCATCATTATTTACTGATTATACTCGTTCTGCGGTAAAAAGAGTAGAATCAGAAGAGATAAAAACTTTTGCAGAAGAATTTGGCAGACATTCCGGAGAACCAGGATTTCTTAAATCTGTCCCGAAAAAAATATACAATATCTGGCAAAAAATGGATATTCTTCCCCGCGGCATCGACCGTGAAATTGTTGAATTGATGCATCGAACCCATATGGGTGTTGACCAGGATTTTAATAATCTCTTACAGTGTGGTTTGCGAGTTGCTCTCTCCTCTGGTCTGGGAAGTACATTTATCGGCTCACAGGTTAAAGAGGCATTATCCTCGCCAAAACAATTATCCACATTTTCACTTAATTTTATAGAAAAAGATGCCTTCAATATTATTGTGCCTGTGGATTCACTCGAGGCCTTTTATCAAGCCGCTGAAGAAACTGAGATAAAAGCCCTTGCCAGACAATTGGGCATTCCAAAGATAAAAATTATAAATTTAGAAGATGTCATCTCCCAGGAAATGGCAATGATGACGGGCGCAATTGATGTCATTGTGGCTGATGAAACAACACCAATTTCCGCATTACTCATTGCCTCCTGCTACCATACCCGCGCATTTACACTAACTTCAATAGATATTGCCGGCGTAAAGAAGATGGATAATGCCAGTTCTATCTTAAAAAAGGCATTAGCCAACATCCAGAATCGCGGGGCAATGAACATCACGGAAAATGAACTGGAAATTACCTCAAAACTCCCGACTAATACAGACAAAATAAAGGGAATAGCGATTGTTTTAAACTGCAAAGGAGACTATACGGAAACGATTAAAGAGCTTATTGCTAATGATATTCTTGTTTTGCATGCGGGATGTGGAAGTTTGGAATTGGCTAAAAGTGGTTTGTTCAATAAGTCTGCAGTCCAGTTTGCCGGGAAAAATCTTGCCGCCTTTTGTGAGCAAGAGAATATTTCACCGTGCATTTATGTAGGCACCTGTATGGACATATCAAAGGTGATAGTGCCAATGATGTCTTTGCAGAATATTTCGGCAATCATCCCGGAATGGATAGGGGAAAAGGCGATTGCCCAGGCATTTTTTATGCTTGGTTGTGGACTACCAATTATTCTGGGCAAAGACTTCTGGGTAAGTGGGACTAAAGAATTAGTTAATCTCCTTTACAAAGATAACCCACTTGGGACAAGGTTTATTTATAAAGAAGATAACATAGCCCAGGAAACATTAAATCTTATAAAAACATAA
- a CDS encoding FG-GAP-like repeat-containing protein: MQILIFLFIFFIQSVVWAKTINPPIDIKVTQDTGKHSFNITWKSPAGEEIVAYFYKLDQQPNTNWTTNPYIKNLRVSGSGGHRLYLAASDREGNVSPYQVVEFSYDARAPKGGEISMTLPTSYQTGGSPGIIAAGDVNGDGLNDVVSANYYDNNISVFIQLPDGKLATQTTYPVNQGPFGVGIGDMNADGLNDVVVGCAAADVIHIFTQNKGGTLTQAMVFRTERGPYGLAVGDVNGDGRNDIVVPNSGAISISIFTWLPEVKESYDYLLGSFKKCESLTMQRQGNEIFSHIVYASGPISYWLAIGDINGDGREDIATVNYGNNTVNAYFQQPDKSLLPMGALQTAGGNPSTVAIGDLTGDGINEIAASGGPVSIFGRKDETSFGLIGTATSKDGRAGGVKIGDINNDGRADLVTTHGETFTIYLQDNKGHLLPPLYFPTGKAPGGLAIADVNNDGLNDVITGNISDNNISVLHPIWNK, translated from the coding sequence ATGCAAATATTAATCTTTTTATTTATCTTTTTTATCCAGAGTGTAGTTTGGGCTAAAACAATCAATCCACCCATAGATATAAAGGTTACTCAAGACACAGGGAAACATTCATTTAATATCACCTGGAAATCACCAGCCGGTGAGGAAATAGTGGCTTATTTCTATAAACTCGACCAGCAACCTAATACTAACTGGACAACAAATCCCTACATTAAGAATTTAAGGGTAAGTGGAAGTGGGGGACACAGGCTTTATTTGGCGGCGAGTGACCGTGAAGGAAATGTTTCACCATATCAGGTGGTAGAATTTTCTTACGATGCCAGAGCCCCAAAAGGTGGCGAGATTTCAATGACCTTACCTACCTCATATCAAACCGGTGGCTCCCCGGGAATTATTGCGGCTGGAGATGTTAATGGCGATGGATTAAATGATGTTGTATCGGCTAATTATTATGATAATAACATCAGTGTTTTTATTCAACTACCCGATGGAAAATTAGCCACACAAACTACCTATCCCGTTAATCAAGGTCCTTTTGGGGTAGGCATAGGGGATATGAATGCTGATGGGTTAAATGATGTAGTGGTTGGTTGTGCGGCGGCTGATGTTATTCATATCTTTACTCAAAATAAAGGTGGCACACTCACTCAAGCAATGGTATTCCGCACTGAACGAGGCCCTTATGGATTAGCCGTAGGTGATGTTAATGGCGATGGAAGAAATGATATTGTTGTCCCTAATTCAGGGGCAATTTCTATTAGTATTTTTACCTGGTTACCAGAGGTTAAGGAAAGTTATGATTATCTACTTGGTTCTTTTAAAAAATGTGAGAGTCTAACAATGCAACGACAGGGAAATGAAATATTTAGCCATATTGTTTATGCCTCAGGTCCAATTTCATACTGGTTAGCCATTGGAGATATAAATGGGGATGGAAGAGAAGATATTGCGACGGTCAATTATGGAAACAACACCGTGAATGCATATTTTCAACAACCAGATAAGTCTCTTCTGCCAATGGGGGCACTTCAAACTGCGGGTGGAAATCCATCTACGGTTGCTATCGGAGACCTGACGGGTGATGGAATAAATGAAATTGCCGCCTCTGGAGGCCCTGTCTCCATTTTTGGACGAAAGGATGAGACTTCATTTGGACTAATTGGCACGGCGACAAGTAAAGACGGTCGGGCTGGCGGGGTAAAAATAGGTGATATTAATAATGACGGGCGAGCTGACTTGGTAACCACACACGGAGAAACCTTCACTATTTATCTTCAGGATAATAAAGGACATCTCCTTCCTCCCTTATATTTTCCTACCGGTAAAGCACCTGGAGGATTAGCCATTGCTGATGTAAATAACGATGGGTTAAATGATGTTATTACTGGAAATATCAGTGATAACAACATTAGTGTTTTACATCCGATATGGAATAAATAA
- the cooS gene encoding anaerobic carbon-monoxide dehydrogenase catalytic subunit, whose protein sequence is MVVTTEKEKKVEKKIDELTGDKASMEMLQKARTANIETVWDRHEKMSPRCKFGEGGICCRECGKGPCRITSKAPQGVCGADDGLIAARNLAKMTAGGSAAHSDHGRAVAEIFLAAAKGKAPGYQIKNEIRLHQVAKLFGINTVEKTNQEIAIEVGELALSEFSKQDDELTFIKRAPEKRQEIWKKLGIVPRGIDREVVHLTHQIHTGVSDDIEDISLANFRCGLADGWGGSMIATELQDVLFGAPVPVRSRVNLGVLKEDEVNIIVHGHEPILSELVVAVSSEPEMIQLAKEQGAKGINIAGICCTANEVLMRHGIPLAGNFLQQELAIMTGAVEAMIVDVQCIMQSLTAVASCFHTKIITTSKKAKIPGAIHIEFDEHDAINTAKEIVKRALLNFKNRKKDVVIPKQSMELIAGFTHEYVNYMLGGRFRASYRPLNDNVINGRIKGVVGIVGCNNPKVKHDAVHLEVTKELIANDILVVQTGCAAITCAKEGLLLPEAAAKYAGKGLAEVCEAVGMPPVLHCGSCVDNSRILIACTEMVHEGGLGDDISELPVVGIAPEWMSEKAIAIGHYVVASGIFTIFGVTYPVIGSESAKKMVFEKYGELVDGKFALAVTPSEIVNLTIDHINKKRKALGIDKPKERILYDMEMRRELKF, encoded by the coding sequence GTGGTTGTAACAACAGAAAAAGAAAAAAAAGTAGAAAAAAAGATTGATGAGTTGACCGGAGATAAGGCATCGATGGAAATGCTACAAAAAGCCAGAACGGCTAACATTGAGACCGTCTGGGATAGACACGAGAAGATGAGTCCGAGGTGTAAATTTGGGGAAGGCGGAATATGTTGTCGGGAATGCGGAAAAGGTCCCTGTCGAATTACGTCTAAGGCACCACAGGGTGTTTGTGGTGCAGATGACGGTTTGATTGCCGCAAGAAATCTGGCTAAAATGACCGCAGGTGGCTCTGCCGCTCACTCAGACCACGGTCGTGCTGTTGCTGAAATATTCCTCGCCGCGGCTAAAGGAAAAGCCCCTGGCTACCAGATTAAAAATGAAATAAGACTTCATCAGGTCGCAAAATTATTTGGGATAAACACCGTAGAAAAGACAAATCAGGAAATTGCCATTGAAGTTGGCGAACTTGCCTTATCAGAATTTAGTAAACAAGATGATGAATTAACATTCATTAAACGAGCCCCGGAAAAAAGACAGGAAATCTGGAAAAAACTGGGGATTGTCCCAAGAGGTATAGACCGCGAGGTAGTTCATCTAACGCATCAGATTCATACCGGGGTAAGTGATGATATTGAGGATATTTCTTTAGCCAATTTCAGGTGTGGTCTGGCAGATGGTTGGGGAGGGTCAATGATTGCGACTGAACTTCAAGATGTCCTTTTTGGCGCCCCTGTCCCCGTGAGGTCACGGGTCAACCTGGGTGTGCTTAAAGAAGATGAGGTAAATATCATTGTTCATGGACATGAACCGATATTATCTGAACTGGTCGTTGCCGTTTCTTCAGAGCCAGAAATGATTCAATTAGCAAAAGAGCAGGGAGCAAAAGGTATAAATATTGCAGGAATTTGTTGCACGGCAAATGAAGTCCTTATGCGACACGGCATTCCACTTGCAGGTAATTTCTTACAACAAGAACTGGCAATTATGACTGGCGCGGTGGAGGCGATGATTGTTGATGTCCAATGTATTATGCAATCCCTGACTGCGGTTGCCTCCTGTTTTCATACCAAAATAATTACCACCTCAAAAAAGGCAAAAATTCCAGGTGCAATCCATATCGAGTTTGATGAACACGATGCCATAAATACCGCAAAAGAGATTGTTAAACGGGCTCTCTTGAATTTCAAAAATCGCAAAAAAGATGTCGTTATCCCAAAACAATCTATGGAATTAATTGCCGGCTTTACCCATGAATATGTCAATTATATGCTTGGTGGAAGGTTTCGGGCTTCTTACCGCCCACTTAATGACAATGTTATCAATGGTCGGATAAAAGGTGTGGTTGGAATTGTAGGATGTAATAATCCAAAGGTGAAACATGATGCGGTGCATCTTGAGGTTACCAAAGAACTTATTGCCAATGATATTTTAGTTGTGCAGACAGGCTGTGCGGCGATAACCTGTGCTAAGGAAGGATTATTATTACCAGAGGCCGCGGCGAAATATGCGGGTAAGGGATTAGCTGAGGTCTGTGAGGCAGTTGGTATGCCACCTGTGCTCCATTGTGGTTCCTGTGTGGATAATTCCCGCATCCTTATTGCCTGCACCGAGATGGTTCATGAAGGCGGACTTGGGGATGATATTTCAGAATTACCTGTAGTTGGAATCGCACCAGAATGGATGTCCGAAAAGGCAATCGCCATTGGGCATTATGTTGTTGCCTCTGGAATTTTTACCATATTTGGCGTCACCTATCCTGTCATTGGTAGTGAATCAGCAAAGAAGATGGTTTTTGAAAAGTATGGCGAGCTTGTCGATGGCAAATTCGCTTTAGCCGTTACTCCATCAGAGATTGTCAATCTCACGATTGACCACATCAACAAAAAACGCAAGGCACTTGGAATTGATAAACCCAAAGAAAGAATATTGTATGATATGGAGATGAGACGAGAACTTAAGTTTTAG